From one Bacteroides eggerthii genomic stretch:
- a CDS encoding UDP-N-acetylmuramoyl-L-alanyl-D-glutamate--2,6-diaminopimelate ligase: MKLSELLKTIQPVQVTGSTEKDITGVNIDSRLVAAGHLFMAMRGTQTDGHAYIPAAIEKGAIAVLCEDMPEEPTPNITYIQVKDSENAVGKVATAFYGDPTSKMELVGVTGTNGKTTIATLLYNTFRHFGYKVGLISTVCNYIDDRAIPTEHTTPDPITLNRLLGEMADSGCKYAFMEVSSHSIAQQRISGLKFAGGIFTNLTRDHLDYHKTVENYLKAKKKFFDDMPKNAFSLTNLDDKNGLVMTQNTRSRVYTYSLRSLSDFKGKILESHFEGMLLDFNNRELAVRFIGKFNAYNLLAVFGAAVLLGKKEEDVLIALSTLHPVAGRFDSIRSPKGITAIVDYAHTPDALVNVLNAIHDVLEGKGKVITVVGAGGNRDKGKRPIMAKESARLSDRVIITSDNPRFEEPQDIINDMLAGLDKDDMQKTISITDRKEAIKTAYMLAQPGDVILIAGKGHENYQEIKGVKHHFDDKEIIKEIMN; encoded by the coding sequence ATGAAATTAAGCGAACTATTAAAAACGATACAACCGGTACAAGTCACCGGTAGTACGGAGAAAGACATAACAGGAGTAAACATCGACTCCCGTTTAGTTGCAGCCGGACATCTGTTCATGGCGATGCGCGGCACGCAGACCGACGGGCACGCATACATCCCGGCAGCTATCGAAAAGGGCGCCATAGCTGTGCTCTGCGAGGACATGCCGGAAGAACCTACCCCCAACATTACGTATATCCAAGTAAAAGACAGCGAAAATGCAGTTGGCAAGGTGGCTACCGCTTTCTACGGCGACCCCACCTCCAAAATGGAGTTGGTGGGCGTGACAGGCACCAATGGTAAAACAACCATTGCTACCTTATTATATAATACATTCCGCCATTTCGGATATAAAGTCGGACTGATTTCCACCGTATGCAACTACATCGACGACCGGGCCATACCGACCGAACATACCACCCCTGATCCGATCACCCTCAACCGCCTGTTGGGCGAAATGGCCGATTCCGGTTGCAAATACGCATTTATGGAAGTCAGCTCCCACTCCATTGCGCAGCAACGCATCAGCGGGCTGAAGTTTGCCGGCGGCATCTTCACCAACCTCACGCGCGACCACTTGGATTACCATAAGACTGTCGAGAACTACCTCAAGGCTAAGAAGAAATTCTTCGATGATATGCCGAAAAATGCTTTCAGCCTTACCAACCTTGACGACAAGAACGGCTTGGTCATGACTCAAAATACACGTTCGCGAGTATATACCTACTCCTTAAGAAGCCTGAGTGACTTCAAGGGTAAGATATTGGAGTCTCATTTTGAAGGCATGCTGCTTGACTTCAACAATCGTGAGCTGGCCGTACGTTTCATCGGCAAGTTCAATGCCTACAATCTTCTCGCCGTATTCGGCGCAGCCGTATTGTTGGGCAAGAAAGAAGAAGATGTCCTCATAGCTCTCAGCACTCTGCACCCGGTAGCCGGAAGGTTCGACTCTATCCGCTCTCCCAAAGGCATTACTGCCATTGTGGACTATGCACACACTCCGGACGCTTTGGTCAACGTGCTGAATGCCATTCACGATGTGCTGGAAGGCAAAGGGAAAGTGATTACCGTAGTCGGCGCCGGCGGCAACCGCGACAAAGGGAAGCGCCCCATCATGGCCAAGGAATCTGCCCGCCTGAGCGACCGCGTCATCATCACTTCCGACAACCCGCGATTTGAAGAACCGCAGGACATCATCAATGATATGCTGGCCGGACTGGACAAGGACGATATGCAGAAGACAATCAGCATTACCGATAGAAAAGAAGCAATAAAAACCGCCTATATGCTGGCACAACCGGGAGATGTCATCCTCATTGCCGGCAAAGGACATGAAAACTATCAGGAGATAAAAGGAGTGAAGCATCATTTCGACGATAAAGAAATTATTAAAGAAATTATGAATTGA